The genomic window TAAATATAGCTGGTAATAAAGCTGGTGCTATTTTATCTAGCATTGTTTGTATTGAAACTACATTTTCAGCTCCATCTGGCATAGTTGCTACATATTTGATAGGAATGTTTATCTTAACGAAAGATACTGCTAATCCTGAAATAACTGTAACACCTATCATACTAGCTACTGCTGATATTTGAGACATCTTATCGCTTAATGTTTCAATAATACTAGTTCCTAGTTTATAACCATATAAACCGGTTAATAACTTAATAGTTAATAATATACCGTTCATTGCTAAGAAGAATAAGATTGGTCCTGCAATCATTCCATCTTGTGCTAATGAAGCTGCTATTGTTGAAAATAATGGTGCTAAACAGAATTGTGATAATGAATCACCAATACCTGATAAAGGTCCCATTAAAGCCATCTTAATTGATCTAGCTTCATCTGATGTTCTTCCTGATTCAAGCATTACTAAATGTAAGCTTGTGATAAATGGTAAGAAGTGTGGGTTTGAGTTGAAGAATTCTATGTTGTCAGTTAACGCATTTTTTAATTCTTCTTCATTATTTCTATATATCTTTCTTAATGATGGATATAAGATATTTGCATATCCTAAACCTTGATAGTTACCATAGTTAAAACCATTTTGTAACCAGAATGCTCTTAAACTTGTTCTTAAATAGTCTTTTCTCGTTAAAACTGCTTTAGATTCCATCTTCAAACACAACCTCCTCTTCTTCCACTGATTCATTATTTGAATTATTTTTATTGTTTTTTCTGAAGTATTCTAGTAATGCAAATGTTGTTCCTACGAATGCTATACCGATTACTGGTAGATTTAAGTATGCTACACATACATATCCTAGTAATACAAATGGTATTAATTCAATCTTAGCCATAACTGATAAAATCATTGCAAATCCGATAGCTGGTAACATCTTACCTGCTACTGATAATCCTGTGATTAACCATGCTGGTATCATTTCTACAACTGCCTTTAGTCCGTCTACACTATAAGCTCCTGCAAATCCTATGATAAATCCAACTAATGCTAATACCCAAACTGTAGAATTAGCTGCAATTCTAAACTGTGTAAAATGACCTTTTTGAATTGACTTTTTAGCAAATTCACTTGATCCTGAAACTACTGTATATGTAGCTGTAATTAAGAATTGGAATGCTACTGCAAATGGGAAAGATAATGCTAATGCTGTAGCCGGGTCCATTCCTTGACCCTTCATTGTAATAGCCATCAATGTACCAATTATTCCAGGTCCCATTGGGTTAGGTGGCACTGTTCCACCGGCACCAACACCGAATCCCATAAATGCAATTTCTGATACAGCTCCCATTGCTAAAGCTGTTGGAATATCTCCTAAGATAATACCTACACCAAATGATAAAATAATACAACGATTTGAATAAATTCCAAGTAACATACCTGATAGACAGAACGCTGTCCATAATCCAATCAGAATACATTGAAGTAAAGTGATTTCCATATGAATTTCCCCTCCATATAATTAAATTTTTATCTATACCTGCTAAATTTCTTTAGCAGGTTAGTTTCATTTTAAGGTTTACAATATTAATCTAAATATTTTGTAATATCTACTTGTAGCGCTCCGTCATTACCTGAAGGTGTTGTCTTTGTATTGAATTTTATATCATATTTTTGTGATAATTCCTTTAGTGCAGCCTTATCTTCTTTTCCTAAATAAATTGAACGTGTAACTTGAGTTTTTCCTTCAGCATTGTGAATATTACCTATGTTTATTTCTTTAACAGGCACTCCTCCAGCTACTAACTTCAATGCGTCTTCTGGAGTTTTACACACTATAAAAATCTTTTGCTTAGGTGATGCCTTATGTATAATTTCACATGTATGTGCAATTGAGAAAAATCTCATTGCTATTGATTTTGAAACTACAGTTTTCATTAATGTTTGTTGTATTTTATCTTCACTAGCTTCATCATCAGCAACTATAACAGTATTAACCCCAAGTGCATTTAGCCACATTTGACCTTGTCCATGTATTAATCTTTGATCTATTCTCATCATTTCAATATTTACATTACTCATATTTATTACTCCTTCTTACCAATATAATTCCCAATCTTTATAGAATCTTATTAATGCTTCTAGGTAGAAATAATCTCCCCATATATTTCCTTCATCTACACCTTTACCTGAATGCCATGAATAAACCCCATGTAATAAAATCGGTTTACCTTCTTGCACATCCTTATGGGTATAGTCTTTAATTAATGCTCTTAAAATATTATGCATTGCATATTTATATACTTCTTTTTCCTCATCCACTTCAGGAATAAACTTATTCATTTCATGCATTCCACATACAGCTATTGCAGCTGCTGAAGAATCCTTTGAATGTCCATCTCCATCGTTGAATATTAAATCCCAATAACAAACGTTATCTTTTGGAAGTCTATTTAAGAAGTAATTAGTCATTCCTTTATATAAGTTAAAACATGCTTCATTTTTTGTGTTCTTATAATTTAAAGGAATTCCATATACTCCCCAAGCTTGGCCTCTAGCCCAAGCTGAGTCATCACTATAACCTTGTCTAGTAATACCTTTTACAGGTTTTCCTGTTTCAGGATCCATATAGAATGTATGGAAAGCCGAAGCATCATCTCTTATAACATTATTACAAGAAGTAACAAAATGCTTATCTGCTAGTTCTCTGTACTTATTATCTCCTGTAACATCTGAGGCCCAGTATAATAAAGGAATATTTAGAAGACAATCTATGATAAATCTATAATGGTCTTTACTTCCTAGTTCACCCCAAGCTTGAATAAATTCGCCTTTTTCTTGATATCTTGAGATTAATTTATCTGCAGCTTTTACCGATGCTTCCTTTGCCATTTCTGACCCTGTTAATTTGTATCCACTTACACATGATAATGAATATAAGAATCCTAAGTCATGATGATCAATTTCTATATCTTTATCTACTCTATTTTTAAATGACGCTACATTTTTTTCTGCAAGAACCCTATACTTTTCATCTCCTGTGTACTCATAAGCTAACCATAACATTCCTGTCCAGAATCCATCTGTCCATTCTATATTTTCAATGATTCCATACTTATTTTCCTTAGTTGCTGATGATGGGAACTTATCTTTGAAATAGTCCATATTAGCATCTATTTGCTTTATTGCATTTTCTATAGCTGTCTTTACTTCTTCTTTACTTAGAAGCTTTGTGTTTAAAAACTCTTCTCTTTTTTTGATTTCTTCTACATTTATTTCCTTAATCATACTTCCTCCTGGATTATCTTAAAGTTTCCATTGAAACTGCATCCATATCATCGAATGTTTTGTTTTCTCCACACATACCCCAAATGAATGTGTAATTGCTTGTACCTACACCTGAATGAATTGACCAACTAGGTGAAATTATAGCTTGTTCATTTTTAACAACTAAATGTCTTGTTTCTGTTGGTTCTCCCATTAAGTGGAATACTCTTGTATCTTCTTCCATATCGAAGTAGAAGTAAACTTCCATTCTTCTTTCGTGAGTGTGACATGGCATTGTATTCCATGCATTTCCTGGTTCTAACATTGTTAATCCCATTAATAATTGACAACTTTCACAAACATTTGGATGAACATATTGATATATTGTTCTCTTATTTAATGTTGAATTGTCTCCAAGTCTAACTGGATTAGCTTTTTCTATTTCAATTTTTACTGTCTTATATGCATGATGTGCTGGAACTGAGTTAACATATAATTTAGCTGGGTCCTTAGGATTTACTGATTTGAAACTTACTTCCTTGTTTCCCATTCCTACATATAATCCATCTCTTCTATTTAATTCGTAAACTTCTCCATCTATAGTTACAATAGCTGGTCCACCTACATTGATTATTCCAAGTTCTCTTCTTTCTAGGAAATATTCAACTCCCATTTCCTTTCCTGCTTCTAACTTTAATTCGTTATAAACCGGTTTTATACCACCAAAAATTATTCTATCTACATGGCTATAAGTAAGCTCTATTTTATCATCAATAAATATTTCCTCTATTAAGTAATGGTCTCTTAGCTCGCTTGTAGTGTATTTTTTTGAATCCTCTGGATGATTAGCATATCTGTTATTCATAACTACCTCCTACATTTTACATTCATTATTTTGTTTAGTAAATCATTTTAGTAAACTTAATTAGTAAACTGGTTTACCTTTGCTATGATTTTATTATACATACTCATGTAAAGGATGTCAACAATTTTGTAACAAATTTTTTGACTTTTTTATAGAATAAATTTTATTTTATAAATTGTTTGAATAATTTAGTTTAATTTAACTTAATAAAATAAACAATATAAATCTAGTAAATTATTGTAAAAAAGAATACTTGATGAGATCTAATAATCAAGTATTCTCTACATATATTACTATTATCTATTCTTTCCTATAAAAATTGTTGCTAAAGTTCCTGGTCCTCCATGAGTTCCTACAACTGCACCTATAGAGTTTAGCATAATATCTTTAACATTAATTTCAGATAATATCATTTCTTTAAGTTCCTCTGCATCTTTTAAACAATCTGCATGACATATAAAGACAACTTGTTCCTCTATGTTAACTGCCTTATCTTTCAATTCTTGAACTAAGTATCTCATGGCTTTTTTTCTTCCTTTAATTTTAGCTCCTGGAATAACCTTTCCTTCATTATCTA from Clostridium septicum includes these protein-coding regions:
- a CDS encoding PTS system mannose/fructose/sorbose family transporter subunit IID; translated protein: MESKAVLTRKDYLRTSLRAFWLQNGFNYGNYQGLGYANILYPSLRKIYRNNEEELKNALTDNIEFFNSNPHFLPFITSLHLVMLESGRTSDEARSIKMALMGPLSGIGDSLSQFCLAPLFSTIAASLAQDGMIAGPILFFLAMNGILLTIKLLTGLYGYKLGTSIIETLSDKMSQISAVASMIGVTVISGLAVSFVKINIPIKYVATMPDGAENVVSIQTMLDKIAPALLPAIFTIIVFYLIKKRKWTTYHLVILTIVIGIIGSVLGILA
- a CDS encoding PTS mannose/fructose/sorbose/N-acetylgalactosamine transporter subunit IIC, which encodes MEITLLQCILIGLWTAFCLSGMLLGIYSNRCIILSFGVGIILGDIPTALAMGAVSEIAFMGFGVGAGGTVPPNPMGPGIIGTLMAITMKGQGMDPATALALSFPFAVAFQFLITATYTVVSGSSEFAKKSIQKGHFTQFRIAANSTVWVLALVGFIIGFAGAYSVDGLKAVVEMIPAWLITGLSVAGKMLPAIGFAMILSVMAKIELIPFVLLGYVCVAYLNLPVIGIAFVGTTFALLEYFRKNNKNNSNNESVEEEEVVFEDGI
- a CDS encoding PTS sugar transporter subunit IIB encodes the protein MSNVNIEMMRIDQRLIHGQGQMWLNALGVNTVIVADDEASEDKIQQTLMKTVVSKSIAMRFFSIAHTCEIIHKASPKQKIFIVCKTPEDALKLVAGGVPVKEINIGNIHNAEGKTQVTRSIYLGKEDKAALKELSQKYDIKFNTKTTPSGNDGALQVDITKYLD
- a CDS encoding glycoside hydrolase family 88 protein, which gives rise to MIKEINVEEIKKREEFLNTKLLSKEEVKTAIENAIKQIDANMDYFKDKFPSSATKENKYGIIENIEWTDGFWTGMLWLAYEYTGDEKYRVLAEKNVASFKNRVDKDIEIDHHDLGFLYSLSCVSGYKLTGSEMAKEASVKAADKLISRYQEKGEFIQAWGELGSKDHYRFIIDCLLNIPLLYWASDVTGDNKYRELADKHFVTSCNNVIRDDASAFHTFYMDPETGKPVKGITRQGYSDDSAWARGQAWGVYGIPLNYKNTKNEACFNLYKGMTNYFLNRLPKDNVCYWDLIFNDGDGHSKDSSAAAIAVCGMHEMNKFIPEVDEEKEVYKYAMHNILRALIKDYTHKDVQEGKPILLHGVYSWHSGKGVDEGNIWGDYFYLEALIRFYKDWELYW
- the kduI gene encoding 5-dehydro-4-deoxy-D-glucuronate isomerase, translated to MNNRYANHPEDSKKYTTSELRDHYLIEEIFIDDKIELTYSHVDRIIFGGIKPVYNELKLEAGKEMGVEYFLERRELGIINVGGPAIVTIDGEVYELNRRDGLYVGMGNKEVSFKSVNPKDPAKLYVNSVPAHHAYKTVKIEIEKANPVRLGDNSTLNKRTIYQYVHPNVCESCQLLMGLTMLEPGNAWNTMPCHTHERRMEVYFYFDMEEDTRVFHLMGEPTETRHLVVKNEQAIISPSWSIHSGVGTSNYTFIWGMCGENKTFDDMDAVSMETLR